ATATCGTGAATCATTTAAAAccaatatattaaaaacagaCAAGATGTGGCTGATGTAAAACGTTGTATTTAATATTGAAATTTATAAACATTCTGATTTTTACAGAGTTATAACCTTCTTCGCACTGCTTTCGGAGTTTTGTTGCTAAAAACTTCAAAAAACGACAAAAagtattttgtatatttctaaaaaaaatgtaaaacatttcttttgtttgttgtgaTATTAAGTGAAAATCCATTTCAAAATTAGTCTTCCCATTTTTTTGTACATGCCGTTGCATGATCTTGATGAAAGTGAGAGCTGATGATAATCTTGTTTATCAGCCCCAGGATATCTTCAGTACTGTATGTTTGACATGGTACAACAGAAGAAAATgaacaatctggcaacccacgTGGGCGTTCACACTTCCTACAAGATTATTAACCATGCCAGAGTGCATGCAAGAGTTGGAGGCTGTCAATCTGATCCTTGTCCTAGGACAATGCATAAACATGGCTGTTTTCTCGCCGTTTATTTCTTAATGTCACATGGAATGTCCCATGATGTGATGTAAACGAACCATGCAGTGTAGGAATGCGCCTGTAAATAGTTGAAACTGGCTGATTTTTTTCAGCCTGATGTTGAAAAACCTGACAGCTGACTGCGATTCTCAGCAAACATTAAACACCAGTGATATGGCAGGATTAGTAAGACCTGCCTGGTGTTTTTCTCAGATTTAGGCCACACAcaccatgtgtgtgtatgtgtgagtgtgtgtgtaggtgtgtgtgtgtgtgggtgctttGCCACATGCATGTTTTTAGGAAGATTTTGTGACCCgaaattccataaatgtttttgtagGCGTCTCAAAAGCTTCAAAACTACTTAATTTCAGTGACGTCTGTCAGCTGTAATTGGGGGGGTGTCACATACCTCTTGCCTATGCTTCATGGACCCCACTTTTGagatatttgtaaataataataatatagtaaacagtaaaaactgTGTCATGCTGATTTAAGGAAATAATCACTGACAGGGTGCTTTGATGAAGCTCCAATTTggctcttttttaaataaaaaaattaataaaatactaaaaaaaaaaaagaaaacccttaAGCTTGTCATTTTACTGAGAATCTGAAGAACTCCTCTGCCCTGAAGACTTTCCTAAGGACAAAAAATTTACTGTTactaataaaaaacactgatgttggagactccttctgttCAATAAGCAACTCCTGACATGTCATAGGGATTATGCTGTGTAGATCTTCCACAATCAAGCCCCTGTGATGGGACTGTTACTGCTTTGATACGTTCTAACCAATCCGATTCATGAATTCAACAGCGCTGttgtatctatatctatatagtGTTATCCTTAAAACAAATATTGCTATATACATTCAGTACTGCTATATGATTCAATACACACTAGAACCTTAACCTTTTGTTCGCTAGCAGGCAGAGCTTTAAATATGAAGCAAGATGTGTAGATGTTTCATGGAAATATGAACAGGTTTCGTCATCGGCTCCTTTTGTAGCtgatttgtgtagatgtgaaaTCGGGGTGCCAATATATTTTTCCCAATAATTAGccaatttttaaaaagatttctgTGCGAACACGCAGAACTGTAgcctgttgtgaaaagtgtgtatgagtgtgtttatggCATCTTCTGTGTAAAGCAAATTTGCCAAATGAATGAACATATATTCTAATAATCAGCATTTtgatttaattctatttttatctGGCCACCCATCTGTTGTGTTTGAAGTGCATGTTTGAGGTTCTGACATGTGGTATCTGCTAGCAGGATTAGTTGCACCCCTCTTTGTGTGAAGATAACACCATTTATGGTATTAAAACATTACTGAGGTGTCTTAAGGTTACGTCCATTATAATGCACTTCTCTTGCACATCTTCAATTTGATGGCTGTTTATAATTAGGTATGTGGGTTATGTCATTCTGATGAACCAGTTGCTCTGGGTGTTTCTGTTTACTGCCGTGGAGGGAAGGGAGTGGATGGCATAAAACCGAAACAGGTCCACATTTGGAGCTTGTAGATTCATTGGAAGAAACATCGAGTTTGCCGTTCTGCTTACGACGATTGTGTTGCATTTGCAGGGGTCTTGAAGACACAAGAAGAATTAAGTGTGTCACCAGAGCATCAACCGAGTGCATCCAGACCGCTAAGAGTAAGCAAACCGATTTCATTCCAACACGTTGAGTCAGTATTTATGTTTAACACGAGGCGAAAAGAGCAGCATGTAGGATTTCTGAAATCTCTAAGAAACATTAATGCGCCAATCTAAGAAGTAGATGTTCCTGTAATCCAGCAAAGCTTGAGGCTTGTATTCTGTTCGGCTGCATGCACCCGCAACACGAATGGCGAAAATATCCTTTCGTACAACATACAATTATCTGGTAATTACTCGTAATTCTCTTCTGCAGCGAGGATCTTTTTATCAGACAGAGATACACACGAGTTCTACCTGACACATGTCTGTTTAGTTGTGTCTCATTTTAAAGCAGTTTACGCATTTTAATGATCCTcgaatgttgttgtttttttatgattttaatcaAATGAAATACACTTCAAGCGTACAAGcatcatatcattttattattggaTGCAGATTTTATTATATGTGCTGTTAGattttctttgtctttatttaatttacattttaaaattcatCTGCACACTTACTGTACAGTCGAGTGCATACATCTGATACATATGTCTAGCACAAactatatatagaatataaagtataacatcaaactgtaaaatatgtaaataatgtcaaatattttacagatgtaaaaaaaaaaaaagaaaaatgagttAGCATGGTAATGAGTATGTTATAATACTaaggtaataataaaaaattacatgtCTATaagaatgtaaatgtattataattactATACCAGCAGTTTTTCAGCCTTTATCTTGTTCTGTTCAAGTACAGCGACAGGGTCTCATAAGTCCTGCATTCTAGAATTGTGTTTTTACAGACCATAAATTGTCTGAAGAAAAACCAAATCCATTTTATTCTACTGAAAGGTATATGTGTTTTGTGAACTACTTCTGGTAGACATGTTAAAGTTCtgtaaataaaagcttttttttttgtatactgcTGGACTTATTCTATGCCCTTAATGGAAAACAATAATGAGATGCTGCTAATGTGAGCGATATGTCAAAGACCCGGGACTTTCACTGATTATGAGATCATCCTCTTAAATTTAAATTCTTGTCCATGTTGTTGTTCGTCAGACGTGCACACAAGGTGTAAGACACTTGTGAAAAGCAAAGAGGAGTGGGCCAGCACACCGGAGAACCAGGACAAGATTTGCTTCACGTCATTCTTCTCGCTGAGGTTCCCATCAACGAGGAGCGACAGTCAAAGGGGAAAAGTCCGCGTTGCTACAAAGCTGAGAAGTAATGATTTGTGAGTCTGAGTGATGTTAACTTTCTCTTTTAACCTTTTAACCTTTTAATATGCGACATCATAAAGAGTTGCGCTTCGTATCCAAGCGAACGTGATAATGATTAACTCAGGTGCCGAGGCCACACCTGGATTTCTCCTTTAACTGCATGTGGACCTCTCCCTCTCAGTAAATGATGTGAAACAATAAAATACCAAGCATGCTTTCTGCCTATTGATGCCTTCATTATGCTAGGAGGTTCGACATTATGTGTCAATCATAGCATTCCTGTTGCgatcaagtgtttttttttggatgtatGCTGAATCTGACCTTGTATAGAAGCATGTCATGCCCCAAtgggtgtggaagtgtgtaTTCCAGAGCACTGTTTTGCTAACACGCAGAGTTGGGTGTTATTAAGCAGGGCACAGTGAGGTAAGAGGGTGTGGCAGCATTTCATGAACATGTTAAAACTCACCATTAATATGCGAAATATGAACTGGGAACGTTTACTTAGCTGAATCAGAGTTGCTGCAAAGACCAAGCTGAGTGTGCAACCTGAGGCCCACGGCAACATTAAAacttgtgtgcgtgtgtgtgtgtgtgtgtgtgataagtaaCTCAGAAAAGGGTTTAAGCCCTGACCCCTCCCTGTTTGTTAGTCATGTACAAACTGTTTACTTCTATAATACTTATTCGGAGTTAGAAAGGCCGGAATGTGGCTCATCTTGTTTGGCTTAGTCGACTTAATGCACATTTTGAAGGTATGAACACAGCCTGAGAACACTGCCCTGGCCAAAGCACAGCGCATGAAACGTTCAGATATGCAGAAGTGCTACGTTTTATAGCCTTTTTTTCTCAAGTTCAAGTTGATTTTTGAAATACAGTAAAAGTTGTGAATGTCTGCTGTGTGTACCGGGTGCGACTTTGTACACTGAATTATTCACACCTTCTGTGTAAATGCACAAAAATCAATAACATGCAATAAGATCTTCAAAATGCTGATGTGTACCCCAATCAATATTGAGGCCCTTTGTGCGTCCCTTTGTGAAAATAACAGCAGCAAATCTCTTTCGATGATGTCTAATAAGGTTGGAGACGCTTGTCCTTAACTCAGCGTAACCTCCTGGCAGATGCAACCATGTTtttcgattaaaaaaaaatctcgctGTTTGAATAACGTCATGCTGTCATTCTTCACAAGTTCAGAACAGCCCTCGAGCATCAATAAACCTTATTTTACAACACGAATGAGTTTCTTCAGTTGTTTATTGAGTATTTGTATTTAAGAAGTCCATTCTTTTGAAAGGTGTCAATAGTTTTGGAGGTGATTGTATAAAAGTTGACATGCACTGAATAAGTACACattgttgttttctttacaGGCGCAGGGATTCAGATACGAAGGTAGCCGCAGTACAACCCGAGGTATGTATTTACCTTAAACATCTAATTTCTCCAAAATGACTTCACAAAGGCCTCGGTTAAATCTAGTAAATATCTCTTAATGCATTCGCCTAAGCTCTTTGAAATCATTGTGATGTTTCCAGTTTTAGTAGAATGGTTGCTATGGGAAGCTTTAGGCAACttaaacagctttaaaaaacCAAAACTGATTGCACATTTTTCATATATACGCCTTGAGTATTcttatatttcctgttttattttttcagtttaaaaagGATTTCCTAGTCAACACGTTAAGAGCATCAACTGGAACAACAACTGAAGATAAGGATGTGTCGAAATCGCAAAATGGTGATCTTGTCTATTCATGGCCAAACCATGCTGAGCATGCCCTCTCCAGTCACGGATCCTCGGACGGAATACGGCGTGGCTTAGCCCTCTGTGCAGAAAACTGCACACAGGAACAGTCCGCAGGTTGTGAACAAGTGGCAGAACTTCGAATCACTGAGAGTAAAAGTGTAAAGGGGCAATCAGGAGTTAATTACCCTCTAGAACAGAATGCGGAAGGAACTGTTTCTCACAGTAATCTAATCCCTTTTAGAGAGGATACCAGTTCAAAGGTTGACTCTGACTGTCAGGTCTGTGCATGTTCTCCAACAGCAATACAACGAAACTTATCGCTGCCCTCATTCCCTGATTCTCGATACGGTCAAAATCCGAAATCAGATCTTGTCAGTTCCACTGCAGTGATGTTTACTTCTACTTTAGTCTCTGTTCTTGCTCCTCATTGGACCGGGCGCCTTAGGAGACACAAGCGAGGATTTAGCGATGTTGGACAAGACACTGAGCAAAATACAAACCTCTCAGCTTCAGCTCAGAACGAACAGCAACAAAGATTTCCACTCCAGCAGATACAGGGATGGGGTGAACCAGTCAGCGACTGCAGTAATAGGCTCAGTGGATCAACAGGATTTAGCCGGAGCTCTGTTGAGTGGCAAAACGAAAGCTTCTCACATCTctctgaaacaaaaaaacagttttcgAAGACCAGTTATTTGAGAATGAACAGGCATGCAGTAGACCAAACTGCAGAATCTGGCAACTCCCTTCATATGTCAGTGGACTCTAGTGAGGTGGTCCCCAGGTCCTCAATGTCCCTTCAATTCAGTAACTACAGAAGGAAAGCACAGTCAATGGATCAAGGAGTGTCCTTTCCTTCACTAAGGTCTAGGCCAACAACCAGCACTTTGCTTTTGTCTTCTAGAAGGTTGAACTCAAGAAAGCCCACTCATGAGTCCTTACAAATGGAGAAGCAGTTGTCGACATCCATCAGCTCTTTAAATACCCCTTGTAGAAGCATATTGAAGATTTCCCAACCACAACACAACCTAGTCTTCCCAAACGATCCATCCAAAGAGACACATTTGACAAAAAACAGGCTTGCATCTCCTGAACaactctcagtcacacacaaaCTAGAACCCTCGACTTCAAAACCAGGAGAGATGGACTCATCAAGCAAGCATCGCTATATAATCACAGGGGATTTTGACATGATCAACAGATCACCTCCTGCTACAAATTATGCAAATAGGGAAAGACTGTTTTCAAACTATACAAGGTTACATCAATCAGATAGTTTGAAATCTGCTCAGGGTCAGAGGGGATTTGACCCAAACTTTACTGACAATAAACATTTATCAAATAGTAATATCTCAGAAAAGTCTGCTTGGATTTCCCAGAAGGAAAATGCAAATAGTAGATTTGTTTTTCCACAAATTCCCTCAAACCTGAATTCTGAGAGACTGATCACCAACACCTCAATGACAAACACAAATCTTACACCGAGCACTTATGTACAGTCTAGCAGTATCAACAATATGATCAACTCGAACAAGACCAGCACTATAAATAGTCCAACTAGCCCCAGAACAATCCAATCAATTACCACCAGTGGCCCATTCAGTTTAACTCCTGTCCCCCTGACTCCAAACCAACACAACATTCAGAACTCGTGCGGATCAGATGCGCTTTCATCGAGCCCAGTTAACTCTGTACGGATGAGAACATTTACAGAGAGTCTTAGCATCTCACCTCGGAAAGATTCAACTGTAGAAGGAACGAGCCCATCTCAATATTGGCCAGTTTATCTGAACGCTAAGAAGCAGTCAGATGAATCAAATCAAAGCACTTTAGATCAGCCAAGTCCTTTATCCCCATCTGAGTTCAAGCCCAGAAAAGTTTGTACTCCAAGCATCTACAAATATCTAAGGGAAACCAGCCCACCTAAAAGCACACAGACATCACCAGCATTGAGCTCTCCTAATCCTCAAATCTCACCTCTAAAGCAAATGCAGGAAGAAGATAAAAATTCAAGGAACCTATGCTTCACTTTTGACTTAAGCTCAGCGGAATCACATGATCCTCTTTTAAAACCTGACTCCAGTTCACCACAATCTGTACCAGACGACTCTGGCAGAAGATCAGGGTCTCGTCTAAGTAAATCCCCTTACTCCACCCTAATTTCTACAAGAGCGGCAGTTAACATCCTTTCATCTCCACCTGTGACCCACCAGCACAGTAGATCCCTTTCCTACAGTAGTTCACCAGTAGATGATAAGTCTCCAGAGATTGCGAAAAAATCTTATACTTCTGTCCTCAGAGACCGACTGAGTCAAAGAAAATCTCCAGTGATGGAGCCAGTGGGTTCTACTGATCTTCAGGTTACATCTAAAACAGTTTCTTTCTGTCAAGATGGAATCTCAAAAAGCTCAACAGATGCAAAGTTCTCAGACTGTCAAACTAACACTTTAATCCCAGACACAACACACCCAAAACAGACTGACTCTGTCATTAAAAATATCCCTCATGAGGGACTTAATGGCATATTTTTGTCTCAGAGTGACAAAAGAAGCACTTGTACAAATGACAGGTTGAATTCCAAAGAGCTTTCTTCGCCACAAGTCACGTCCCTGGTTAGTGAGGTGCCGCAAAAAGAAGAGGAACCAGAAATCTTACAAAGAAATGGAACATTTGAGGCAAGTCAGGGCCCTAATTTAAAGAGAAGCCTTTTTGCATTAAGAAGTAAGAAAGATAATGTTCTGCCATCATCTGCAGAGGGTCTGGCTGTTAAAAAAGGTGAGATGACAGGACCTAAAACCATCAAGAGAGTGGACCAGTTTTTTAATCACTTGAGACAAAGATTTGGCGGCAAAATTTCAGACGACAGTGACACGACAAACAAGAGAAAGACTAAAAAGGAGGATTTAAAAGTTAAATCTTGTGAAAGCGTTATGAAGGAAAACCAAAGTAATGATctgacatttacaagacagtcTAAACCCGAGGAGTCGTTAGACAGCAAGGCTTTTGAGAGGACTAGGAAATTAGACCAAACGGATTCTCACGCAATTCGGGCACAGAATAAATCTGAAGAGTTTTTAAACAATAAGGCTCTAGAAACTTCTAGACAACTAGATCTTATGGTTGATCTGACCGTCAAAAGACAGACTAAACCTGCAGAGCTTTTAGACAGCAAGGCTTTTGATAGAACTAGGAACTTAGACCACCTTGGTTATGGGACAGTTAGGACACAGAATAAATCTGAAGAGGTTTTAGACATCAGGGGTCTAGAAAAAAGTGGGAAACTAGACCAGTCTGATGATGTGACCGTTAGAAGAAAGACTAAAAACGAGTGGTTTATAGACAGTATGACTTCTGAAACCAAGCGAAAAGAACAGAGGCTTTCTGAAAGTCTATCACCAAAAACTCCCCAAACATCTCCCAGATCTCCAAATACCCAAGTCTCCTATATTATAGACTTGTGCGACTCTTCTACTCCTACGTTATCTTTCAGccgtaaaaaacaaaacaactcaCCAAATCTAGATGACCACAAAAGACTAATCGAGGAAAGCAAAAATAGACACCTGGGTAGACCCCTTAGTCCAAACTGGCCTAAACCTGATAATATCAACCGCTATGCCACACTGCCACCAGGCAAAAGATCCAGACTTGTCACGTCTCCAACACCTTCtccatttgaatgtttttcagAAGACGATCAAAATGATAACGTGTTTTTCAGCAGTGTCCTTtcgaaaaaaaatcacacctcTCTTGGTGAAAATGAGAACGTGGCTCAACCAGACAACAGTTTAAAAACTGGGACGCAAAATTCAACAGGGGGTATTTTGTCTTCTCCTATACGAGAAGTTGATATCAAGTATGGACTGCATCGTGGAAGATCGGTCTCGGTTAGCAGTGTAGTTTCAGGGCGTCCCTCAGGTCCTGGGCGAATCTCGATGGGATCAAGGCAAAGCAGTGTGAGTGACTTGAGCAGCTTGGACAGTTTTGTGAGCAAGAGCCAGCATTCAAGTATCAACAGTTCACTCAGTTCACCTGAGAATGATTTCACAACGTCTACTAGCCACATGCCTTATAAGGGACCCACAGGGCGGGGGCCATCAGAGGGCCGACTCAGGAGCCCAGATAACCAGGAGCCCAGTTCATTCTCATGGGATATGGAATCAGATCCAACACCACCTCATTCTCCTCTGCAAACTCGGCGTATATCCCAAATCTCCAGCCCATCTTCAGCAACCTGCAGGTCCCCACCAGAGAGTTTGTCTCCTCGTGGACTTTTGCCTTCCAGGAACTACAAGTCCACGCTGTCAGTTTTTGAGGAGTCGGATTCAGAGACCACTACTGACGGTGAATACTATCTCAACAGCGATGATGACaatgagaaagaaacagaactTTAGTGGATTATATCGTGTGCCACAAATGACATTTGTGTGGTCTTTGGATGtgaatgttttgtatttgtgcaCTTTGATCAGGTTTTTCTCAGGAACAAAATGCAATAGCAATGTTATAATATGTCCTGCAGTGTCGGgtagaaattataaaaaaaacaatctctaTCAAGATCGAACTTGTGAATGAAATGCGATAAAAATCAATATGAAATCAAAGCGCTGAAGCTCTTACACATGCTCCTGTTTAAGCTTGCCCTGGCATGGATAATTGCTTCAACCCAAGTGCTACATTTGAACCCATTTTTAGTTTGAGATTGTTATTGAAATTTAATCATGACAATTTATGCACTGCAGAAACACAGGCGATATTCaggttgtgtgttttgtaagaTTTGTGTATGAAGCTTGTATTGATCATTGTACAGAATTTGATGTTTTATAGAGgaaaacaagatttttttctttttttttagccacaGAACAAATATCATATATTGCTTTGCTCAACTAAGATAAAATAAGGTTAGGGTTGAAAAATCTTATCAAAATACTTGACATGTTTATAACAGTATTTTTTGCTGAGATTTTGCTAAAGGCAAGACATGAAGTACTAGAAGCAGATCGGTTTTAATTTCAAAACGTAcaatttttcaaaaaagaaacgATTCAACgaggaaaatgttcatgtttattcAACTGTGcttctttattttgttcataATTTTGAAGTTGGATCTAACAATAAGCACAGCACCTAcagaaaaatctatattttaatataattcattGCGATATCAACATATCACTTACTTCTACTGATTTGATTGTTCTATGTTGGAATGAATAGATCTTGAAagaaatttataatttaatatttaataaatcatagaaaaaaatattttgaagaaAACAGCATGTGTTTAATGCAAATATGACCAAACCAATGAACAAACGAATCCCCATAAGTAATTATGTGATTCGCTGCACAGTCAGAGAACAATTAGAAATTTCAGAATTGcacaaattatttgtttgttaaattcTTTCTTGCTGCCACATTTTTTCcctgtgggtgttttttttaaagtgactTTGATGTGATAAAgaataactttattttttaaaagatgaatGTTGAGACATGATTTATTAAGTGTTACCTAGTAATCTGAGTAACATGAAAAGCACTTGAGGGCATTTTGTTATAAAACAGTAACAGACAACAAGATGTGGTCTGTTAAACATGTTcaattcccccccccccccccccacacacacacacacacacacacacacataatttaaacGATCCATATAACGTCGAGGGAAATCCAAAAGAAcgaatgcattaaaataaaacaatagcaAAGGATAACATGGTGAaagctattaataaaaaaattttcgCATGTAAGCAATAAACTTTGGTTGCTAAGCAACATTACGGGTAGAATAAGGTATTCCATTGGcagaacaatgtttttttaattgaatctaAGAAGCCtaagccaatcagatttcataacCAAAATTATGccttaataacaaaaataaataaataataaagagctaataataataagccgCATCACAACACCATTATGCGTCGAACaacatgataataaataaaggcTTGTTGTGTTTCGGAAGACCAGGAACGCATGAACGTCACCATTAAACGTCACCGCAAATTAGACTTTTTCTAAAGTGATGTCCTCGCTGTAGAGTTCACGCTACACACCAACCCCAGCTCTGTGCTGAGCCTGTGGGAAAGGAGTGGTGGGCAGGTCCATACAGTAACTCAGCTATCATGAATGTCATTAATGAAGCCAGATCTGAGAACAAAAACAggctgtgtttatgtgtgtgtgtgggagtacATTCAGAATCTATTTTAGCCACCGCCAATGAGCTTTTGTTGTCGGGTTGCTGTGGTGACATTTGTTTGTTCGCCTCAATTACACATAAAAGTACACGGCCCGGGCAGAACCTTTATTGAACATCATTGCAGTAAGATATCTGATATGACAATGTTTTGCTGACTTGCATGGAGACACGTGTGTGGACTGAGCCAAACAGCTTGACGCTAAAATACTGTATGCTGATCCTGGTGTCTGAGTATCACATAAAGGTTGTgagatttttacaaaatatttgtatatattccTGATTATTAAGTTGAAGGTGGGCTCGGagtgtttaatttaatataaaaataatagtatATTCTTTTAAACATGTTAAATTCCTTGAGATTGTATATATCTAAAAATCTAATATAACCTTCAActaaatattttctatttttattttcatcactTTGAAATGAAGTGTTGGGAATGACGCATGAAACGGACACTTTTACGATGTTTTTCACATGTTCTTGTGATCGGCACTGTTGCGATTATGCCGCAATAAACCGCTTGGCATGCTTGCGTGTTGTTTCTAACACGTTGGTTTGATTTTTATCTACTTAACAGGTTTGTAGAAGCAATGAGTCATTTAATATTTCTCAACCAACACCTCAGTGATTTGGTTCAACAAGCTC
This sequence is a window from Silurus meridionalis isolate SWU-2019-XX chromosome 21, ASM1480568v1, whole genome shotgun sequence. Protein-coding genes within it:
- the zmp:0000000991 gene encoding mucin-16 — encoded protein: MSAGASGGTSNRYKIRTNTERGSAPVENSSPGREREGGLEDTRRIKCVTRASTECIQTAKNVHTRCKTLVKSKEEWASTPENQDKICFTSFFSLRFPSTRSDSQRGKVRVATKLRSNDLRRDSDTKVAAVQPEFKKDFLVNTLRASTGTTTEDKDVSKSQNGDLVYSWPNHAEHALSSHGSSDGIRRGLALCAENCTQEQSAGCEQVAELRITESKSVKGQSGVNYPLEQNAEGTVSHSNLIPFREDTSSKVDSDCQVCACSPTAIQRNLSLPSFPDSRYGQNPKSDLVSSTAVMFTSTLVSVLAPHWTGRLRRHKRGFSDVGQDTEQNTNLSASAQNEQQQRFPLQQIQGWGEPVSDCSNRLSGSTGFSRSSVEWQNESFSHLSETKKQFSKTSYLRMNRHAVDQTAESGNSLHMSVDSSEVVPRSSMSLQFSNYRRKAQSMDQGVSFPSLRSRPTTSTLLLSSRRLNSRKPTHESLQMEKQLSTSISSLNTPCRSILKISQPQHNLVFPNDPSKETHLTKNRLASPEQLSVTHKLEPSTSKPGEMDSSSKHRYIITGDFDMINRSPPATNYANRERLFSNYTRLHQSDSLKSAQGQRGFDPNFTDNKHLSNSNISEKSAWISQKENANSRFVFPQIPSNLNSERLITNTSMTNTNLTPSTYVQSSSINNMINSNKTSTINSPTSPRTIQSITTSGPFSLTPVPLTPNQHNIQNSCGSDALSSSPVNSVRMRTFTESLSISPRKDSTVEGTSPSQYWPVYLNAKKQSDESNQSTLDQPSPLSPSEFKPRKVCTPSIYKYLRETSPPKSTQTSPALSSPNPQISPLKQMQEEDKNSRNLCFTFDLSSAESHDPLLKPDSSSPQSVPDDSGRRSGSRLSKSPYSTLISTRAAVNILSSPPVTHQHSRSLSYSSSPVDDKSPEIAKKSYTSVLRDRLSQRKSPVMEPVGSTDLQVTSKTVSFCQDGISKSSTDAKFSDCQTNTLIPDTTHPKQTDSVIKNIPHEGLNGIFLSQSDKRSTCTNDRLNSKELSSPQVTSLVSEVPQKEEEPEILQRNGTFEASQGPNLKRSLFALRSKKDNVLPSSAEGLAVKKGEMTGPKTIKRVDQFFNHLRQRFGGKISDDSDTTNKRKTKKEDLKVKSCESVMKENQSNDLTFTRQSKPEESLDSKAFERTRKLDQTDSHAIRAQNKSEEFLNNKALETSRQLDLMVDLTVKRQTKPAELLDSKAFDRTRNLDHLGYGTVRTQNKSEEVLDIRGLEKSGKLDQSDDVTVRRKTKNEWFIDSMTSETKRKEQRLSESLSPKTPQTSPRSPNTQVSYIIDLCDSSTPTLSFSRKKQNNSPNLDDHKRLIEESKNRHLGRPLSPNWPKPDNINRYATLPPGKRSRLVTSPTPSPFECFSEDDQNDNVFFSSVLSKKNHTSLGENENVAQPDNSLKTGTQNSTGGILSSPIREVDIKYGLHRGRSVSVSSVVSGRPSGPGRISMGSRQSSVSDLSSLDSFVSKSQHSSINSSLSSPENDFTTSTSHMPYKGPTGRGPSEGRLRSPDNQEPSSFSWDMESDPTPPHSPLQTRRISQISSPSSATCRSPPESLSPRGLLPSRNYKSTLSVFEESDSETTTDGEYYLNSDDDNEKETEL